Part of the Kitasatospora sp. NBC_00374 genome is shown below.
GCTGGGGCCGGCGCCGTTCGCGTCTCCTCGCCCTTTGCCCCTCGCACCACCAGCTCTCACGGGAAGTAGGCCCACCCCATGTTCGAGGCAGTCGAAGAGCTCCTCACCGAGCACGCCGACCTCGAGAAGCGGCTGGCCGATCCGTCGGTCCACGCCGACCAGGCCAACGCCCGCAAGCTCGCCAAGCGCTACGCCGAGCTGACCCCGATCACCGCCACCTACCGCGCCTGGCGTGCGGCCGGCGAGGACATCGAGGCCGCCCGTGAGCTGGCCGCCGAGGACCCGGACTTCATCGCCGAGGTGAAGTCCTCCGAGGCCCGCCGGGACGAGCTGACCGAGGAGCTGCGGCTGCTGCTGGTGCCGCGCGACCCCAATGACGACAAGGACGTCATCCTGGAGGTCAAGGCCGGCGAGGGCGGCGAGGAGTCCGCGCTGTTCGCCGGCGACCTGCTGCGGATGTACCTGCGCTTCGCCGAGCGGGTGGGCTGGAAGACCGAGCTGATCGACGCCAACGAGTCCGACCTCGGCGGCTACAAGGACGTCTCGGTCGCCGTGAAGACCCGCGGCACCACCGAGCCCGGCCAGGGCGTCTGGGCCCGGCTGAAGTACGAGGGCGGCGTGCACCGCGTGCAGCGGGTGCCGGCCACCGAGTCCCAGGGCCGGATCCACACCTCGGCGGCGGGCGTGCTGGTCACCCCCGAGGCCGAGGAGGTCGAGGTCGAGGTCCACGCCAACGATCTGCGCATCGACGTCTACCGCTCGTCCGGCCCCGGCGGTCAGTCGGTGAACACCACCGACTCGGCGGTCCGGATCACCCACCTGCCGACCGGTATCGTGGCGTCCTGCCAGAACGAGAAGAGCCAGCTGCAGAACAAGGAGCAGGCGATGCGCATCCTGCGCTCGCGGCTGCTGGCCGCCGCGCAGGAGGCCGCCGAGCAGGAGGCCTCGGACGCGCGTCGCAGCCAGGTCCGCACGGTGGACCGCTCGGAGCGGATCCGGACGTACAACTACCCGGAGAACCGCCTCTCGGACCACCGGACCGGCTTCAAGTCCTACAACCTGGACCAGGTCCTGGACGGCGACCTGAACGCGGTCATCCAGTCCTGCGTGGACGCCGATGCCGCCGCCAAGCTGGCCGCCGCGCAGGAGAACTGAGCACCGAGCCCGAGCCCACAAATCAGGGGTGTGTACGGATGAACCTGCTGCTCGCCGAGGTGGCCCAGGCCACCCAGCGGTTGGCTGCGGCCGGCGTGCCGTCGCCGCGCTTCGACGCGGAGGAGCTGGCTGCCTACATCCACAACGTCAAGCGCAGCCAGCTGCACACCGTGCCGGACGGCGACTTCGACGCGCGCTACTGGGAGGCGGTGTCCCGCCGCGAGGCGCGTGAACCGCTCCAGCACATCACCGGGCGGGCGTTCTTCCGCTACCTGGAGCTGGAGGTCGGCCCCGGCGTCTTCGTACCCCGGCCGGAGACCGAGACCGTGGTCGAGTGGGCCATAGACGCCGTGCGCGACATGGACGTCGCCGAGCCGCTGGTGGTCGACCTGTGCAGCGGCTCCGGCGCGATCGCGCTGGCGCTGGCCCAGGAACTGCCCCGTTCCACCGTGCACGCCTTCGAGCTCGACGAGGGCGCCCTGGAGTACACCCGGCGCAACATCGCCGCCAGCTCGGACCGGGGCCGGATCACCCTGCACGCGGGGGACGCCACCCGGGCCTTCGAGGACGACCGCTCCTGGGACGGCCGCTTCGACCTGGTGATCAGCAACCCGCCGTACATCCCGCTCACCGAGTGGGAGTACGTCGCACCCGAGGCCCGCGACCACGACCCGCAGATGTCGCTGTTCTCCGGCGAGGACGGCCTGGACACCATCCGCGGCATCGAACGCGTCGCGGCCCGGCTGCTGCGGCCGGGCGGCGCGGTGGTCATCGAGCACGCCGACACCCAGGGCGGCCAGGTGCCGTGGATCTTCAAGGAAGAGAGCGGCTGGACGGACGCCGCCGACCACCGCGACCTGAACCACCGGCCGCGCTTCACAACAGCCCGAAGGGCGTCGTTGTGAAGCATCGGGCACAGCACGACAGCCCGGAGGGCGTCGTTGTGAAGCATCGGGCACAGCACGACAGCCCGAAGGGCGTCGTCGTGGGGCCCGGGCCTCACGGCCGCGCCCGGATGGGCGTCGTCGTGAGCCGCCGGGCAGCACCGATCAGCTTGAGCCATCTCGGAAGGGGACCGCACCGATGAGCCGCCGTTATGACTGCGCCGATGCCGGGGACCGGGCGACCGGTCTGCGCGAGGCCGCCTCGGCGATCCGCCGCGGCGAGCTCGTGGTGCTGCCGACCGACACCCTGTACGGGGTCGGGGCCGACGCGTTCTCCCCGGACGCGGTGGGCGCGCTGCTCGCCGCCAAGGGGCGCGGGCGGAACATGCCGTCGCCGGTGCTGGTCGGCTCGCCGACCACGCTGCACGGGCTGGTCACCGACTTCTCCGAGCAGGCCTGGGAGCTGGTCGACGCGTTCTGGCCGGGCGGGCTCACCCTGGTCGCCAAGCACCAGCCCTCGCTGCGCTGGGACCTGGGAGAGACCCGGGGCACCGTCGCCGTCCGGATGCCGCTGCACCCGGTCGCCATCGAGCTGCTGAACGCCACCGGTCCGCTGGCGGTGTCCAGCGCCAACCGGACGGGCGGCCCCTCGCCGTCCACCTGTGACGAGGCCGAGGGTCAGCTGGGTGACTCGATCGCGGTCTATCTCGACGGCGGCCAGGCCGACCACGCCATGGCCTCCACCATCGTCGACGTCACCGGGAAGGTGCCGGTGGTGCTGCGGGCGGGCGCGATCAGCGTCGAGCAGCTGAGGGAGGTCGTCCCGGACCTGGAGGCCGGCAGTTGACAGCCGCCGCCTCTGTGCACGGTGCGGACCCGGGCATACCCTCCTCACTGGCCGTGGTGCCCCGCCCGCTCGACACGTTCCGGATCCTCTTCGTCTGCACCGGCAACATCTGCCGCTCGCCGATCGCCGAGCGGCTGACCCGGCTCGAGCTGGACACCCGGCTCGGTCCGGCGGCCGCCGGGCGGATCGTGGTGGAGAGCGCCGGTACCTGGGGCCACGAGGGTGCGCCGATGGAGGCGCACGCGGCCACCGTGCTCGGTGAGTACGGCGCGGACAGCGCCGGCTTCGCCGGGCGCGAGCTGCTGGACGAGCACGTCATCGACGCCGATCTGGTGCTCACCGCGACTCTGGACCACCGGGCGCAGGTCATCTCGATGGGGCACTCGGCCGGGCTGCGGACCTTCACGCTCAAGGAGTTCACCCGGCTGGTCCGCCGGGTGGACCCCGGCACCCTGCCGCATGCGGGCGACGACTCGCGGCTGACCGACCGGGCCCGGGCGCTGGTCCGCTCGGCGGCCGCGCTGCGGGGCTGGCTGCTGGCGGCCTCGCCGGAGTTCGACGAGGTGAACGACCCGTACGGGGCGCCGATCGGGATGTTCCGCAACTGCGGCGAGGAGATATTCGACGCCCTGGACCCGGTGGTGACCGCGCTGACCGGCGTGCCCGGCGGGCAGTGAGCCGGTCCGCCTGGGGCGTGGCCGTTCCGCGCGCCCCCGGGTGGGGAGAATGCCCGGAGGTGCTGTGATCGAAATGTGTCTGTCGGGTGCTCAGAAGGTGGCGACGCCCTGACGGGTGTACCCCGGCGCGCGCGGACGGGCCCGGACGGGGGCGCGGTCCTACGCTGGACTCAACCAGCCCTCCGCTGCCCGGGAGCTCGCCATGACCGTCGCCGATGCCGTGCACGGCTTCACTGAGACAGGACATCACTGGGAGGCCGCGCAGGCGCTGCGGCAGGCGGATCCGCTGGTCGCCGACCTGCTCTCGGCGGAGAGCGAGCGCCGGGCCGACAGCCTGCAGCTGCTGGCCGGCGAGAACCTCACCAGCCCCGCGGTCCTGGCGGCCCTGGGCGGCCCGCTGATCGACAAGTACGCCGAGGGCTACCCGGGCCACCGCCACCACACCGGCTGCGCGCCGGCCGACACCGTCGAGCTGCTGGCGGTCGACCGGGCCCGCGCGCTGTTCACCGCCCCGCACGCCAACGTCCAGCCCAGGTCGGCCACTTCGGCGATGCTGGCGGCCTACGCGGCGCTGCTGCGGCCCGGTGACGTGGTGCTGTCGATGTCGCTGCAGCACGGCGGCCACCTGAGTGCGGGCTCCCGGGCGAACTTCTCCGGCCGCTGGTTCGAGTTCGTCGGCTACGGCGTCCGCGAGCAGGACGGGCTGATCGACCTCGACCAGGTACGTGCGCTGGCCCGGACGCACCGGCCGAAGGCGATCATCGCGGGTGGCATCTCGCACCCGCGGCACCTGGACTGGGCCGGCTTCCGGGAGATCGCCGACGAGGTGGGCGCCTATCTGGTCGCCTCGGCCGCGCAGACCATCGGCCTGGTCGCGGCGGGCGCCGCGCCCTCCCCGGTGCCGTACGCCGACGTGACCGTGGCCGCCACCCACAAGCTGCTGCGGGGGCCGCGCGGCGGCCTGCTGCTGTGCACCTCCGACCTGGCGGACCGGATCGACCGGGCGGTGTTCCCGTTCACCCAGGGCGGGGCGGCGATGAACGAGGTGGCGGGCAAGGCGGTCGCCCTGTTGGAGGCGGGCACGCCGGAGTTCGCGACCTACATCGGGCGCGCGGTGGACGGCGCGCGCTCGCTGGCCCAGTCCCTGGCGGAGTCCGGTGCGCGTCCGCTGACCGGTGGAACCGACACCCACCTGGTCACCGCCGACATCAGCGCCTTCGGGCTGTCCGGCGCGGAGGCGGAGCGGCGCTGCGCCGCGGTCGGCCTGATGCTCGGCAAGTGCGCCCTCCCGTTCGACCCCGCGCCGCCCTCCGAGGCCTCGGGTGTCCGGCTGGGGACCGGGGCCTCGGCCGCGCAGGGGATGGGCCAGGCCGAGCTGGCCGAGGTCGGCGCGCTGATCGGGCAGGTGCTGGAGCACGGTGCGGACGCCCGGATCCGCGGCCGCGTCCAGGAGCTCGCGCGGTCCTTCGCCGGCCGCCGGTAGCGTCCCGGGGGAGCCGGGCGCCCGCCAACGAGAACCGCGATGCACACCCGGCGCGTCCGACTCAATAAGGTGTGCACCGTGGCGACGCACCCCGAACCCCGAACCAGCACGCCCCGGCAGGGCGGCGGAGTACGCTCCGTACTCAACCGGACCGTGAACCAGGAGGCCAGTGGTGCGTGAGTATCTTCTGGTCCTGTTCGTCTCGGCGGCCGTGACCTACCTGCTGACCAGCCCGGTCCGGAAGTTCGCCATCCTGGCGGGCGCCATGCCGCCGGTACGGGCCCGGGACGTGCACCGGGAGCCGACGCCCCGGCTGGGCGGCATCGCGATGTTCGGCGGCCTGTGCGCGGGCCTGCTGGTGGCCTCCCAACTGACTCACCTGGGCCGACTGTTCATTCAGAGCGCGGACGTCAAGGCGCTGCTCTCCGGTGCCGGGATCATGTGGATCCTGGGCGTCCTGGACGACAAGTGGGGCGTCGACGCGCTGGTGAAGCTCGGCGGCCAGATGATCGCCGCCGGCGTCATGGTCTGGCAGGGCATCACGGTGATCTCCATCCCGGTGCCCGGCGTCGGCTCGGTGGCGGTCACCCCGACCCAGGGGATGATCATCTCGGTCACCCTGGTGGTCGTCATGGTCAACGCGGTGAACTTCATCGACGGCCTGGACGGCCTGGCCGCCGGCATGGTCTGCATCGCCGCCGGCGCCTTCTTCCTCTACTCGTACCGCCTCTGGTACGGCTACGGGATCAACGACGCCGCCCCCGCCGTGCTGTTCAGCGCCGTCCTGATCGGGATGTGCCTGGGCTTCCTGCCGCACAACCTGCACCCGGCGCGGATCTTCATGGGCGACTCCGGCTCGATGATGCTCGGCCTGATGCTCGCGGTCGCCGCGATCTCGATCACCGGCCGGGTCGACCCCGACCTGGTCACCGCCCAGACCGGTTCGCAGACCGCCACCGTGCACGCCCTGGTGCCGACCTACATCCCGCTGCTGCTGCCGCTGACGGTGATCGCACTGCCGCTGGCCGACCTGCTGCTGGCCGTGGTCCGCCGGACCTGGGCCGGGAAGTCGCCGTTCGCGGCCGACAAGCAGCACCTGCACCACCGCCTGCTGGAGGTCGGCCACTCGCACAGCCGGGCCGTCCTGATCATGTACTTCTGGGCCGCCCTGATCGCGTTCGGCACGGTCGCCTTCTCGGTCACCAACACCGGCCGCACGGTCGTGCTGGCGCTCGCCGGGCTCTGCCTGGTCGGCCTGGTGGTGCTGTTGATGCCGCGGTTCCGTCCGCACGCGCCGCGGGCCGTGCAGGCCTTCGTCCCGCCGCGCTACCGCAAGGAGTCGCACGAGGCCTCCGTCCGGCCGGTGGCGGCCCCGCAGGGCGCCCCGGGCGCCCCGGGCGTCCCGGGCGTCCCGCAGCCGGAGCCGGCCCTGTCGGAGCTGTCCGCGGACGACAAGGAGCTGCTCGGCCGGCTCGGCACCGGGGCCACCGCGGTCGGCTCGCACTCCGAGCAGCGCGGCTGACACGTCGTCAAGTCGACACGCCCGTAAGGCGGCACGGTTGGGCCGCCGGTGTGACAGGTACCACACGTTCATGGTAAAGCTCTCATCAAATAGTTTGTGATACCGTTCACGAGTACCGAGAACACGCCGAAAGACCTGACAGGTGGAGGACTTCCGTCCCCGGTCGGTCTCCCTCGACGGGTCGGCCGCCGAGCGGTCGTCCCACGGCTGAGGTTCTCGGGAGCGGCGTCACCGCCGCGCACCCTGTGCCCGTCCCCCGTCACACCGACATGCCGCCGGAGCTGCCGACATGCCGTCCCACGACGCCCGGATCCTCCGTGGCGCCGCAATCCCCACTGCGGTCGCCGGAGTGGTCGCCATTGCGATCTCCACCGCACTCGTGGGGACGAAGGGCCTGCTCGGCGCACTGTTCGCGACGCTGCTGGTGATGGCCTTCTTCAGTTTCGGCCAGGTCGCGCTCGACCGGCTGACCAGGAACAATCCGCACATTCTGATGGCCGCGGCGCTGCTGGTGTACACCACGCAGATCCTGCTGGTCGGGATTGTTCTCGCGGTGTTCAAGAACACCACCCTGTTCGACACCAAAGTCTTCGGTTTCACGTTGCTCGGCTGCGCTCTGATCTGGACGGGCTTCCAGGTGCGCGGCGCCGTGAAGGCCAAGATCTACTACGTGCAGTCCGACGAGTCCGAACGCAAGGACTCCAAGTCGGAGCGTCAACAGTGACGAGCGCCGGCTGTCCCTCGCGCGAGGGGGGCGGTGTTTATGCCCTCCTGATGGGCTGCTATCGTCCGACGCGACACCGGAGTACGGGATGCGGCCTGGTCCCTCCAAGCGGCGCAGGTATACCGCTCGGACGCATCGCCCCCCGACTCCGCCCAGTCTTCGAAGATTCCGCGGCTGTGTGCGAAGCCGCCTGGGGTCAGCGAGATTCCCAACAAGTTCCAGTGCCGCTCCGTGGCTTCCGGCCACGCCGACACACCGAGGTTGCCGTAACCATGCGTCATGACGAAGGAGTCCGTGGTGGGTACTGAACTCACGTTGCTCGCCTCTGGGAGCTGCCACTTCAGTGACCCTGGCTGCGGCTTCCCCGCTCCCGGCCTGAACGAGTTCCAGTTCGAGCCGATCTTCACGATCGGCAGCATCGAGTTCAACAAGCCGATGCTGCTGTCGATGGTCGTCGCGGTGCTCGTGGTCCTCTTCTTCTGGTCCGCCTTCGCCAAGCCCCGGCTCGTGCCCGGCAAGCTGCAGCTGGTCGGTGAGATCGGCTACGACTTCGTCAAGCGCAGCATCGTGATGGAGACGATCGGCAAGAAGGGCGAGAAGTACGTCCCGATGCTGGTCTCGATGTTCTTCGTCATCTGGCTGATGAACATCATGTCGATCATCCCCTTCGCCCAGTTCCCGGTGACGGCGGCGATCGCGTTCCCGGCCGGCCTCGCGGCCGTCGTCTGGGTCACCTACATGGGCCTGACCTTCAAGAAGCACGGCTTCGTCGGCGGTATGAAGAACCTCTGCTGGCCGTCGGGCATCCCCGGCTGGGTCATGTTCATCCTGGTGCCGATCGAGTTCTTCTCGAACATCTTCGTGCGCCCCTTCACGCTCGCGGTCCGAGCCTTCGCGAACATGTTCGCCGGCCACCTGCTGATCGTGATGTTCTCCATCGCCTCCTGGTACCTGCTCAGCCCGAGCCTCGGCGCGATCTACGGCAGCGCCTCCTTCGTGGTGGCCCTCGGCCTCACCGCCTTCGAGCTGCTGGTCCAGTTCCTGCAGGCCTACATCTTCGTGATGCTGGCCAGCAGCTACATCGCCGGTGCGCTCGAAGAAGCCCACTGAGTCCGCTGTAGCGAACCGCTCCACCCCACGAACGCCCGGTGGCCAACCACCACCGGTTCACCACCCCGCATAAGGACACTTCCATGAGCATCCTCGCTGAGGGCACTGTCTACGGTTCCGTCGCTTCCATCGGCTACGGCCTCGCGGCGATCGGCCCCGGCATCGGTGTTGGTCTGATCTTCGGCAACGGTGTGCAGGCCATGGCCCGCCAGCCCGAGGCCGCCGGTCTCATCCGCTCGAACATGTTCATCGGCTTCGCGCTGACCGAGGCGCTCGCCCTCATCGGCATCGTCATGCCGTTCGTGTTCGGCAACAAGTAATTCCCTCGTAGCCCGTTTCGACGAAAGGTTCAGATATGAACCCCGTGGTCAACCTCGCGCAGGAGGAGGAGATCATGAATCCTCTTCTTCCCGCGTGGCCCGAGGTCATCATCGGCCTGATCTGCTTCTTCGTCGTCTTCGGCATCCTCGGCAAGAAGCTCCTCCCCAGCATCGAGAAGGTGCTGACGGAGCGCCGTGACGCCATCGAGGGCGGCATGGAGCGTGCCGAGGCCGCGCAGGCCGAGGCCCAGGCCCTGCTGGAGCAGTACCGCGCGGAGCTTGCCGAGGCGCGCCACGAGGCTGCCCGGATCACCGAGCACGCCCGTGAGCAGGGCGCGGCCCTGATCGCCGAGATGCGCGAGGAGGGCCAGCGTCAGCGTGAGGCCATCGTCGCTGCGGGCCACGCCCAGATCGAGGCGGACAAGAAGCAGGCGACTGCCGCCCTGCGTCAGGACGTCGGCTCGCTGGCCTCCCAGCTGGCCTCCCGCATCGTCGGTGAGTCGCTGGAGGACAGCGCCCGCCAGAGCGGCGTCATCGACCGCTTCCTGGCGGACCTGGAGAGCAAGGCCGCTGCCTCGGCGGGTTCCAAGTGATCGGCGCCAGCCGTGAGGCCCTGGCCGCCGGCCGGGAGAACCTGCAGAGCCTGACCGACAACACCTCGGTGGACGCGGCCAAGCTCGCCGAGGAGCTCGCCGCCGTCACGGTCCTGCTGGACCGCGAGGTCTCGCTGCGCCGCGTACTGACCGACCCCTCGCGGTCCGGTCAGGACAAGGCCCAGCTGGTTGCCTCGCTGCTGTCCGGTCAGGTCTCCGGCGAGACCGTCGACCTGGTCTCCGGCCTGGTCCGCTCCCGCTGGTCGGGCGCCCGTGACCTGGTCGACTCGGTGGAGGAGCTCTCGGCCCTGGCCGAGATCATCGCCGCCGACAAGGCCGGCACGCTGGACGACGTCGAGGACGAGCTGTTCCGGTTCGGCCGGGTCGTCAGCGGCTCGCACGAGCTGCGTTCCGCGCTCACCGAGCCGAAGGCCGGCGTCGCCGCCAAGGCGGAGCTGATCAAGAAGCTGCTCGGCGGCAAGGCCAACGCGGGCACCGTCCGCCTGGTCACCGCCCTGGTCACCAACCCGCGTGGACGTAGCCTGGAGCAGGGCCTGGAGTCCTACTCCAAGCTCGCTGCGGCCCGTCGCGGACGGGTGGTGGCCCTGGTCACCACCGCCGTCCCGCTGTCGGACGTCCAGAAGGAGCGGCTCGCCGCTGCGCTGGCCGGGCTGTACGGCCGCCAGGTGCACCTGAACATCGACATCGACCCCGAGGTCCGTGGCGGTGTCCGGGTGCAGATCGGTGACGAGATCATCGACGGCACCGTGTCGAGCCGCCTCGAGGGCGCTCGCCAGGCCCTCGAAAGCTGATCACACCAAGCATCATCCGACCCTCGGTCGGGCGTCGGTTCCACTCAGGGTGGGCCGGCAAAACGTACGGCCGGTTCACCTGACCCGGCCGAGAGTCGAGTACTTGCGGCCCTCAATGGCGGGCCGAGGATCGCAAACTAGGAGAGCAGGGAAGCCTGATGGCGGAGCTTACGATCCGTCCGGAGGAGATCCGGGACGCGCTGGCCGACTTTGTCCAGTCGTACCAGCCGGACGCCGCCTCGCGTGAAGAGGTCGGTACGGTCACCGAGGCCATGGACGGTATTGCCAAGGTCGAGGGCCTTCCCTCGGTCATGGCCAACGAGCTGCTGAAGTTCGAGGACGGCACCCTCGGCCTCGCGCTGAACCTCGACACCCGCGAGATCGGTGTCGTCGTCCTCGGTGAGTTCTCGGGCATCGAGGAGGGGCAGACGGTGCACCGCACCGGCGAGGTCCTCTCCGTGCCGGTCGGCGAGGGCTACCTCGGCCGTGTCGTGGACCCGCTGGGCAACCCGATCGACGGTCTGGGCGACATCGCCTCCTCCGGTCGCCGCGCCCTTGAGCTGCAGGCTCCCGGCGTCATGGTCCGCAAGTCGGTCCACGAGCCGATGCAGACCGGCATCAAGGCCATCGACGCGATGACCCCGATCGGCCGTGGCCAGCGTCAGCTGATCATCGGCGACCGCCAGACCGGCAAGACCGCGGTGGCGATCGACACGATCATCAACCAGCGTGACAACTGGCGCTCGGGCGACCCGAAGAAGCAGGTCCGCTGCATCTACGTCGCCGTGGGCCAGAAGGGCTCCACCATCGCGTCCGTGCGCGGCGCGCTGGAGGACGCGGGTGCGCTGGAGTACACCACCATCGTGGCTGCTCCCGCCTCCGACCCGGCCGGCTTCAAGTACCTCGCCCCGTACACCGGCTCGGCCATCGGCCAGGAGTGGATGTACGACGGCAAGCACGTCCTCATCATCTTCGACGACCTGTCGAAGCAGGCCGAGGCCTACCGCTCCGTCTCCCTGCTGCTGCGCCGCCCGCCGGGCCGCGAGGCGTACCCGGGTGACGTCTTCTACCTGCACTCCCGCCTGCTGGAGCGCTGCGCGAAGCTCTCCGACGAGCTGGGTGCGGGTTCGATGACCGGTCTGCCGATCATCGAGACCAAGGCCAACGACGTGTCGGCGTACATCCCGACCAACGTCATCTCGATCACCGACGGCCAGATCTTCCTGGAGTCCGACCTGTTCAACGCCGGCATCCGCCCGGCCGTGAACGTCGGTATCTCGGTCTCCCGCGTCGGCGGCTCGGCCCAGATCAAGGCCATGAAGTCGGTCGCCGGCCGCCTGCGCCTGGACCTGGCCCAGTACCGCGAGCTGGAGGCGTTCGCCGCCTTCGGTTCCGACCTGGACCCGGCCTCCAAGGCCCAGCTGGAGCGCGGTGCCCGCATGATCGAGCTGCTCAAGCAGGGCCAGTACCAGCCGTTCCCGGTCGAGGAGCAGGTCGTCTCCATCTGGGCCGGCACCACCGGCAAGCTGGACGACGTCCCGGTCGCGGACATCCGCCGCTTCGAGCGCGAGTTCCTGGACCACCTGCGGATCGAGAAGAAGGACCTGCTGGCCGGCATCGTCGAGACCTCCAAGCTGGAGGACGGCACCATCGACGCGCTGACCGAGGCGATCAACGCCTTCAAGCAGGGCTTCACCACGGCTGACGGCAAGCTCCTGTCCGAGCAGGCCTGAGTCCGGTAACGAGGGAAAGGACGTAACGACCCATGGGAGCACAGCTTCGGGTCTACAAGCGCCGGATCCGCTCTGTCACCGCGACGAAGAAGATCACCAAGGCGATGGAGATGATCTCCGCGTCGCGCATCGTCAAGGCGCAGCGCGCGGTGGCCGCCTCCACTCCGTACGCCGATGAGCTCACCCGGGCGGTGACGGCGGTGGCCACCCGGTCCAACGCCAAGCACCCGCTCACCACCGAGAACCCGCAGGCCAAGACGGCCGCAGTCCTGCTGATCACGGCGGACCGCGGCCTGGCCGGCGGCTACTCGACCAACGCCATCAAGCAGGCGATCGCGCTCTCCGCGCGGCTGCGTGCGGAGGGCAAGGACGTGGTGACCTACATCGTCGGCCGCAAGGGCGTCTCGTACTACAACTTCCGCAACCTCGAGGTCGGCGGATCGTGGACGGGATTCTCCGACAAGCCGACCTACGGTGACGCGAAGGCCGTGGCGGTCGACCTGATCGAGGCCTTCACGGCCGAGACGGGCGGCGTGGACGAGCTCCACCTGGTCTCCACCCGGTTCGAGTCCATGCTGACTCAGACCCCGGTGGACGCCCGGCTGCTGCCGCTGAAGCTCGACGACGTCAAGCTCAGCGACGACAAGCCGGCCAAGGCGGAGATCTTCCCGCTGTACGACTTCGAGCCGTCGGCGGAGGGCGTGCTGGACGCGCTGCTGCCGCGGTACGTCGAGAGCCGGATCTACAACGCGCTGCTGCAGTCGGCCGCCTCGGAGCACGCCGCTCGTCGGCGCGCGATGAAGAGCGCGACCGACAATGCGGGAGAGCTCATCAAGTCGCTCACGCGGCTTGCCAACTCGGCCCGTCAGGCCGAGATCACCCAGGAAATCAGCGAGATCGTCGGCGGTGCCAACGCGCTCGCCGACGCTAGCCGCGGGAGCGAATGAGAATGACCACCACAGTTGAGCCGACCACGGCGACGGGCCGCGTCGCGCGGGTCATCGGCCCGGTCGTCGACGTGGAGTTCCCCGTCGACGCGATTCCGGACATGTTCAACGCCCTGCACGTCGAGGTGGACAACCCCGACGGCTCGGGCAAGAAGATCCTGACCCTCGAGGTCGCCCAGCACCTCGGCGATGGCCTGGTCCGCGGCATCTCGATGCAGCCGACCGACGGCCTGGTCCGTGGCGCGCAGGTCTCCGACACCGGTTCGGCGATCTCCGTCCCGGTCGGCCAGATCACCAAGGGCAAGGTCTTCAACGCCCTCGGTGAGGTGCTGAACGTCGACAAGGACGAGTTCGAGTCCCAGGTCGAGGTCCGCTGGCCGATCCACCGCAAGGCTCCCGCGTTCAAGGACCTCGAGTCCAAGACCGAGATGTTCGAGACCGGTATCAAGGTCATCGACCTTCTCACCCCGTACGTCACGGGTGGCAAGATCGGTCTGTTCGGTGGTGCCGGTGTCGGCAAGACCGTTCTGATCCAGGAGATGATCTACCGCGTCGCCGAGAACTTCGGTGGTGTGTCGGTGTTCGCCGGTGTCGGCGAGCGCACCCGTGAGGGCAACGACCTCATCCACGAGATGGTCGACTCGGGCGTTCTGGACAAGACCGCGCTGGTCTTCGGCCAGATGGACGAGCCGCCGGGCACCCGTCTGCGGGTCGCGCTCTCCGCGCTGACCATGGCGGAGTACTTCCGTGACGTGGAGCAGCAGGACGTTCTGCTCTTCATCGACAACATCTTCCGGTTCACCCAGGCCGGTTCCGAGGTGTCGACCCTGCTCGGCCGGATGCCCTCCGCGGTGGGTTACCAGCCGAACCTGGCCGACGAGATGGGCCTCCTGCAGGAGCGCATCACCTCGACCCGCGGTCACTCGATCACCTCGATGCAGGCGATCTACGTCCCCGCGGACGACCTGACCGACCCGGCCCCGGCGACCACCTTCGCCCACCTCGACGCGACGACGGTTCTCTCCCGTCCGAT
Proteins encoded:
- a CDS encoding F0F1 ATP synthase subunit gamma, which produces MGAQLRVYKRRIRSVTATKKITKAMEMISASRIVKAQRAVAASTPYADELTRAVTAVATRSNAKHPLTTENPQAKTAAVLLITADRGLAGGYSTNAIKQAIALSARLRAEGKDVVTYIVGRKGVSYYNFRNLEVGGSWTGFSDKPTYGDAKAVAVDLIEAFTAETGGVDELHLVSTRFESMLTQTPVDARLLPLKLDDVKLSDDKPAKAEIFPLYDFEPSAEGVLDALLPRYVESRIYNALLQSAASEHAARRRAMKSATDNAGELIKSLTRLANSARQAEITQEISEIVGGANALADASRGSE
- the atpD gene encoding F0F1 ATP synthase subunit beta, which gives rise to MTTTVEPTTATGRVARVIGPVVDVEFPVDAIPDMFNALHVEVDNPDGSGKKILTLEVAQHLGDGLVRGISMQPTDGLVRGAQVSDTGSAISVPVGQITKGKVFNALGEVLNVDKDEFESQVEVRWPIHRKAPAFKDLESKTEMFETGIKVIDLLTPYVTGGKIGLFGGAGVGKTVLIQEMIYRVAENFGGVSVFAGVGERTREGNDLIHEMVDSGVLDKTALVFGQMDEPPGTRLRVALSALTMAEYFRDVEQQDVLLFIDNIFRFTQAGSEVSTLLGRMPSAVGYQPNLADEMGLLQERITSTRGHSITSMQAIYVPADDLTDPAPATTFAHLDATTVLSRPISEKGIYPAVDPLDSTSRILDPRYIAQDHYDTAIRVKGILQKYKDLQDIIAILGIDELSEDDKITVHRARRIERFLSQNTYVAKQFTGVDGSTVPLSETIEAFNAIADGKYDSVPEQAFFMCGGIEDLEKNAADLAKK